In the Gossypium raimondii isolate GPD5lz chromosome 9, ASM2569854v1, whole genome shotgun sequence genome, one interval contains:
- the LOC105798084 gene encoding HVA22-like protein f: protein MGVLPVIAKRLDAIIGPGVMLLYPLYASIRAIESPSMVDDQQWLTYWIIYSLITLFELSFWRILAWIPLWPYMKLVLCMWLVLPIFNGAAYIYEKHIRKYIKFGGFVGSNYSEDQKKILQMISLDARKYVAEYVDKHGWPAFERIIKAAEKEAKKP from the exons ATGGGAGTTCTTCCAGTAATTGCCAAACGTCTAGATGCAATCATCGG GCCTGGAGTGATGCTTCTGTATCCATT ATATGCCTCGATCCGAGCAATAGAAAGTCCATCAATGGTAGATGACCAACAATGGTTAACCTATTGGATTATATATTCCCTCATTACCCTATTTGAGCTTTCATTTTGGAGAATCCTGGCTTG gATCCCACTGTGGCCGTACATGAAGCTGGTATTGTGTATGTGGTTGGTGTTGCCTATATTCAATGGAGCAGCTTATATATATGAAAAGCATAtaagaaaatacataaaatttggAGGATTTGTGGGCTCAAATTATTCAGAGGATCAAAAGAAGATCCTCCAGATGATCAGCTTAGATGCTAGGAAATATGTGGCTGAATACGTTGACAAGCATGGATGGCCTGCCTTTGAGCGAATTATCAAAGCG GCtgaaaaagaagcaaagaaacCATGA
- the LOC105798083 gene encoding mitogen-activated protein kinase 20 isoform X1 — protein MNTNGLRCINLWTCMRSCYIELHAAAVVEENMLGNLVLTCIFAPQSSTEMEFFSEYGDANRYKIQEVIGKGSYGVVCSAIDTHTGQKVAIKKIHDIFEHLSDAARILREIKLLRLLRHPDIVEIKHIMLPPSQRDFKDIYVVFELMESDLHKVIKANDDLTREHYQFFLYQLLRALKYIHTANVYHRDLKPKNILANANCKLKICDFGLARVAFNDTPTTIFWTDYVATRWYRAPELCGSFFSKYTPAIDIWSIGCIFAEVLSGKPLFPGKNVVHQLDLMTDLLGTPSLDTISRVRNEKARRYLTSMTKKLPVPFEQKFPNVDPLALRLLQRLLAFDPKFRPNAEEALADPYFKGLAKVEREPSCQPITKMEFEFERRRVTKEDIRELIFCEILEYHPELLKDYKNGTERTSFLYPSAVDLFRKQFAHLEENSGKSGPVIPLERKHVSLPRSTIVHSKTIAPKEQQSINSLKDKQNVDEASINTSRETEAIPLHLSRTLQAQQRIPLAKPGKVVGLVVPYVNGTITKDAYDPRTFLRSAVLPPQAVHPAISYYKSSTGKFAPDIAINIDTNPFFMTRVKKVEAGDDRNTIDTNLLQAKSHYGGVGVTAAAATTRGKFGTVQYGMTRMY, from the exons ATGAATACGAATGGCTTAAGGTGTATAAACCTGTGGACATGTATGAGGTCATGCTATATCGAGCTACATGCCGCTGCAGTTGTTGAAGAAAATATGCTTGGCAATCTTGTCTTAACCTGCATTTTTGCGCCACAGAGTTCAACGGAGATGGAATTTTTCTCAGAATATGGTGATGCCAATAGATATAAGATTCAAGAAGTTATAGGAAAAGGCAGTTATGGAGTTGTGTGCTCAGCGATCGACACACATACTGGTCAGAAAGTGGCGATAAAGAAAATACATGATATTTTTGAGCATCTTTCTGATGCTGCTCGAATTCTTCGTGAGATAAAGCTGCTTAGACTTCTTCGGCATCCTGATATTGTAGAGATCAAACACATTATGTTGCCTCCTTCACAAAGGGACTTCAAAgatatttatgttgttttcgAGCTCATGGAGTCAGATCTTCATAAAGTTATTAAAGCTAATGACGACTTGACTAGAGAACACTACCAGTTTTTTCTTTACCAGCTACTTCGTGCTTTGAAGTATATCCATACTG CTAATGTCTACCATCGAGATTTAAAACCAAAGAATATTTTGGCCAATGCAAACTGCAAACTTAAGATATGTGATTTTGGTTTAGCTAGAGTTGCATTCAATGATACACCAACAACGATATTCTGGACG GATTATGTTGCTACAAGATGGTATAGAGCTCCAGAGCTCTGTGGATCCTTTTTCTCTAAG TACACACCTGCAATTGACATATGGAGTATAGGGTGCATCTTTGCGGAGGTATTGAGTGGGAAACCACTTTTTCCTGGGAAAAATGTTGTCCACCAACTGGATTTGATGACTGATTTGCTTGGTACGCCTTCATTAGATACCATCTCTCGG GTTCGAAATGAGAAGGCAAGAAGATACTTAACAAGCATGACAAAAAAGCTACCGGTTCCATTTGAacaaaaatttccaaatgtAGATCCCTTGGCCTTACGTCTGCTGCAAAGGTTGCTTGCCTTTGATCCAAAATTCCGGCCAAATGCAGAAGAG GCTCTTGCTGATCCTTACTTTAAGGGACTGGCTAAAGTTGAGAGGGAGCCTTCTTGTCAACCAATTACAAAGATGGAGTTCGAATTTGAGAGGCGAAGGGTCACGAAGGAGGATATACGGGAGCTAATATTCTGCGAGATACTAGAATATCATCCTGAGCTGCTCAAAGACTATAAGAATGGAACTGAGAGGACAAGCTTTCTCTATCCAAG cGCGGTTGACCTATTCAGGAAGCAATTTGCACATCTTGAGGAAAATAGTGGTAAAAGTGGCCCAGTTATTCCACTCGAAAGAAAGCATGTCTCTCTTCCCAG GTCAACAATTGTACATTCTAAAACAATAGCCCCCAAAGAGCAGCAAAGCATCAATTCCTTGAAAGATAAGCAAAATGTAGATGAGGCATCCATCAACACGTCCAGGGAAACTGAAGCTATTCCTCTACATTTATCAAGAACCTTGCAGGCACAACAAAGAATCCCACTGg CCAAACCAGGGAAGGTAGTCGGTCTGGTTGTGCCTTATGTGAACGGAACAATCACGAAAGATGCATATGATCCAAGAACATTCTTAAGAAGCGCAGTTCTTCCACCCCAGGCAGTCCACCCTGCAATTTCTTATTACAAATCCAGCACTGGGAAATTTGCACCAGATATAGCTATCAACATTGATACGAACCCATTTTTCATGACCAGAGTGAAGAAGGTGGAAGCTGGTGATGACAGAAATACCATTGATACAAACTTGTTGCAGGCAAAATCTCATTATGGTGGAGTAGGTGTTACTGCAGCAGCTGCCACTACTCGTGGGAAGTTTGGAACTGTTCAGTATGGCATGACAAGGATGTATTAG
- the LOC105798083 gene encoding mitogen-activated protein kinase 20 isoform X4, translating to MQQVHRKKSSTEMEFFSEYGDANRYKIQEVIGKGSYGVVCSAIDTHTGQKVAIKKIHDIFEHLSDAARILREIKLLRLLRHPDIVEIKHIMLPPSQRDFKDIYVVFELMESDLHKVIKANDDLTREHYQFFLYQLLRALKYIHTANVYHRDLKPKNILANANCKLKICDFGLARVAFNDTPTTIFWTDYVATRWYRAPELCGSFFSKYTPAIDIWSIGCIFAEVLSGKPLFPGKNVVHQLDLMTDLLGTPSLDTISRVRNEKARRYLTSMTKKLPVPFEQKFPNVDPLALRLLQRLLAFDPKFRPNAEEALADPYFKGLAKVEREPSCQPITKMEFEFERRRVTKEDIRELIFCEILEYHPELLKDYKNGTERTSFLYPSAVDLFRKQFAHLEENSGKSGPVIPLERKHVSLPRSTIVHSKTIAPKEQQSINSLKDKQNVDEASINTSRETEAIPLHLSRTLQAQQRIPLAKPGKVVGLVVPYVNGTITKDAYDPRTFLRSAVLPPQAVHPAISYYKSSTGKFAPDIAINIDTNPFFMTRVKKVEAGDDRNTIDTNLLQAKSHYGGVGVTAAAATTRGKFGTVQYGMTRMY from the exons ATGCAGCAAGTCCATCGAAAAAag AGTTCAACGGAGATGGAATTTTTCTCAGAATATGGTGATGCCAATAGATATAAGATTCAAGAAGTTATAGGAAAAGGCAGTTATGGAGTTGTGTGCTCAGCGATCGACACACATACTGGTCAGAAAGTGGCGATAAAGAAAATACATGATATTTTTGAGCATCTTTCTGATGCTGCTCGAATTCTTCGTGAGATAAAGCTGCTTAGACTTCTTCGGCATCCTGATATTGTAGAGATCAAACACATTATGTTGCCTCCTTCACAAAGGGACTTCAAAgatatttatgttgttttcgAGCTCATGGAGTCAGATCTTCATAAAGTTATTAAAGCTAATGACGACTTGACTAGAGAACACTACCAGTTTTTTCTTTACCAGCTACTTCGTGCTTTGAAGTATATCCATACTG CTAATGTCTACCATCGAGATTTAAAACCAAAGAATATTTTGGCCAATGCAAACTGCAAACTTAAGATATGTGATTTTGGTTTAGCTAGAGTTGCATTCAATGATACACCAACAACGATATTCTGGACG GATTATGTTGCTACAAGATGGTATAGAGCTCCAGAGCTCTGTGGATCCTTTTTCTCTAAG TACACACCTGCAATTGACATATGGAGTATAGGGTGCATCTTTGCGGAGGTATTGAGTGGGAAACCACTTTTTCCTGGGAAAAATGTTGTCCACCAACTGGATTTGATGACTGATTTGCTTGGTACGCCTTCATTAGATACCATCTCTCGG GTTCGAAATGAGAAGGCAAGAAGATACTTAACAAGCATGACAAAAAAGCTACCGGTTCCATTTGAacaaaaatttccaaatgtAGATCCCTTGGCCTTACGTCTGCTGCAAAGGTTGCTTGCCTTTGATCCAAAATTCCGGCCAAATGCAGAAGAG GCTCTTGCTGATCCTTACTTTAAGGGACTGGCTAAAGTTGAGAGGGAGCCTTCTTGTCAACCAATTACAAAGATGGAGTTCGAATTTGAGAGGCGAAGGGTCACGAAGGAGGATATACGGGAGCTAATATTCTGCGAGATACTAGAATATCATCCTGAGCTGCTCAAAGACTATAAGAATGGAACTGAGAGGACAAGCTTTCTCTATCCAAG cGCGGTTGACCTATTCAGGAAGCAATTTGCACATCTTGAGGAAAATAGTGGTAAAAGTGGCCCAGTTATTCCACTCGAAAGAAAGCATGTCTCTCTTCCCAG GTCAACAATTGTACATTCTAAAACAATAGCCCCCAAAGAGCAGCAAAGCATCAATTCCTTGAAAGATAAGCAAAATGTAGATGAGGCATCCATCAACACGTCCAGGGAAACTGAAGCTATTCCTCTACATTTATCAAGAACCTTGCAGGCACAACAAAGAATCCCACTGg CCAAACCAGGGAAGGTAGTCGGTCTGGTTGTGCCTTATGTGAACGGAACAATCACGAAAGATGCATATGATCCAAGAACATTCTTAAGAAGCGCAGTTCTTCCACCCCAGGCAGTCCACCCTGCAATTTCTTATTACAAATCCAGCACTGGGAAATTTGCACCAGATATAGCTATCAACATTGATACGAACCCATTTTTCATGACCAGAGTGAAGAAGGTGGAAGCTGGTGATGACAGAAATACCATTGATACAAACTTGTTGCAGGCAAAATCTCATTATGGTGGAGTAGGTGTTACTGCAGCAGCTGCCACTACTCGTGGGAAGTTTGGAACTGTTCAGTATGGCATGACAAGGATGTATTAG
- the LOC105798083 gene encoding mitogen-activated protein kinase 20 isoform X3, producing MQQVHRKKLRVMMLGCLSSTEMEFFSEYGDANRYKIQEVIGKGSYGVVCSAIDTHTGQKVAIKKIHDIFEHLSDAARILREIKLLRLLRHPDIVEIKHIMLPPSQRDFKDIYVVFELMESDLHKVIKANDDLTREHYQFFLYQLLRALKYIHTANVYHRDLKPKNILANANCKLKICDFGLARVAFNDTPTTIFWTDYVATRWYRAPELCGSFFSKYTPAIDIWSIGCIFAEVLSGKPLFPGKNVVHQLDLMTDLLGTPSLDTISRVRNEKARRYLTSMTKKLPVPFEQKFPNVDPLALRLLQRLLAFDPKFRPNAEEALADPYFKGLAKVEREPSCQPITKMEFEFERRRVTKEDIRELIFCEILEYHPELLKDYKNGTERTSFLYPSAVDLFRKQFAHLEENSGKSGPVIPLERKHVSLPRSTIVHSKTIAPKEQQSINSLKDKQNVDEASINTSRETEAIPLHLSRTLQAQQRIPLAKPGKVVGLVVPYVNGTITKDAYDPRTFLRSAVLPPQAVHPAISYYKSSTGKFAPDIAINIDTNPFFMTRVKKVEAGDDRNTIDTNLLQAKSHYGGVGVTAAAATTRGKFGTVQYGMTRMY from the exons ATGCAGCAAGTCCATCGAAAAAag CTGCGAGTGATGATGTTGGGTTGTTTG AGTTCAACGGAGATGGAATTTTTCTCAGAATATGGTGATGCCAATAGATATAAGATTCAAGAAGTTATAGGAAAAGGCAGTTATGGAGTTGTGTGCTCAGCGATCGACACACATACTGGTCAGAAAGTGGCGATAAAGAAAATACATGATATTTTTGAGCATCTTTCTGATGCTGCTCGAATTCTTCGTGAGATAAAGCTGCTTAGACTTCTTCGGCATCCTGATATTGTAGAGATCAAACACATTATGTTGCCTCCTTCACAAAGGGACTTCAAAgatatttatgttgttttcgAGCTCATGGAGTCAGATCTTCATAAAGTTATTAAAGCTAATGACGACTTGACTAGAGAACACTACCAGTTTTTTCTTTACCAGCTACTTCGTGCTTTGAAGTATATCCATACTG CTAATGTCTACCATCGAGATTTAAAACCAAAGAATATTTTGGCCAATGCAAACTGCAAACTTAAGATATGTGATTTTGGTTTAGCTAGAGTTGCATTCAATGATACACCAACAACGATATTCTGGACG GATTATGTTGCTACAAGATGGTATAGAGCTCCAGAGCTCTGTGGATCCTTTTTCTCTAAG TACACACCTGCAATTGACATATGGAGTATAGGGTGCATCTTTGCGGAGGTATTGAGTGGGAAACCACTTTTTCCTGGGAAAAATGTTGTCCACCAACTGGATTTGATGACTGATTTGCTTGGTACGCCTTCATTAGATACCATCTCTCGG GTTCGAAATGAGAAGGCAAGAAGATACTTAACAAGCATGACAAAAAAGCTACCGGTTCCATTTGAacaaaaatttccaaatgtAGATCCCTTGGCCTTACGTCTGCTGCAAAGGTTGCTTGCCTTTGATCCAAAATTCCGGCCAAATGCAGAAGAG GCTCTTGCTGATCCTTACTTTAAGGGACTGGCTAAAGTTGAGAGGGAGCCTTCTTGTCAACCAATTACAAAGATGGAGTTCGAATTTGAGAGGCGAAGGGTCACGAAGGAGGATATACGGGAGCTAATATTCTGCGAGATACTAGAATATCATCCTGAGCTGCTCAAAGACTATAAGAATGGAACTGAGAGGACAAGCTTTCTCTATCCAAG cGCGGTTGACCTATTCAGGAAGCAATTTGCACATCTTGAGGAAAATAGTGGTAAAAGTGGCCCAGTTATTCCACTCGAAAGAAAGCATGTCTCTCTTCCCAG GTCAACAATTGTACATTCTAAAACAATAGCCCCCAAAGAGCAGCAAAGCATCAATTCCTTGAAAGATAAGCAAAATGTAGATGAGGCATCCATCAACACGTCCAGGGAAACTGAAGCTATTCCTCTACATTTATCAAGAACCTTGCAGGCACAACAAAGAATCCCACTGg CCAAACCAGGGAAGGTAGTCGGTCTGGTTGTGCCTTATGTGAACGGAACAATCACGAAAGATGCATATGATCCAAGAACATTCTTAAGAAGCGCAGTTCTTCCACCCCAGGCAGTCCACCCTGCAATTTCTTATTACAAATCCAGCACTGGGAAATTTGCACCAGATATAGCTATCAACATTGATACGAACCCATTTTTCATGACCAGAGTGAAGAAGGTGGAAGCTGGTGATGACAGAAATACCATTGATACAAACTTGTTGCAGGCAAAATCTCATTATGGTGGAGTAGGTGTTACTGCAGCAGCTGCCACTACTCGTGGGAAGTTTGGAACTGTTCAGTATGGCATGACAAGGATGTATTAG
- the LOC105798083 gene encoding mitogen-activated protein kinase 20 isoform X2 — MNTNGLRCINLWTCMRSCYIELHAAAVVEENMLGNLVLTCIFAPQSSTEMEFFSEYGDANRYKIQEVIGKGSYGVVCSAIDTHTGQKVAIKKIHDIFEHLSDAARILREIKLLRLLRHPDIVEIKHIMLPPSQRDFKDIYVVFELMESDLHKVIKANDDLTREHYQFFLYQLLRALKYIHTANVYHRDLKPKNILANANCKLKICDFGLARVAFNDTPTTIFWTDYVATRWYRAPELCGSFFSKYTPAIDIWSIGCIFAEVLSGKPLFPGKNVVHQLDLMTDLLGTPSLDTISRVRNEKARRYLTSMTKKLPVPFEQKFPNVDPLALRLLQRLLAFDPKFRPNAEEALADPYFKGLAKVEREPSCQPITKMEFEFERRRVTKEDIRELIFCEILEYHPELLKDYKNGTERTSFLYPSAVDLFRKQFAHLEENSGKSGPVIPLERKHVSLPRSTIVHSKTIAPKEQQSINSLKDKQNVDEASINTSRETEAIPLHLSRTLQAQQRIPLGKVVGLVVPYVNGTITKDAYDPRTFLRSAVLPPQAVHPAISYYKSSTGKFAPDIAINIDTNPFFMTRVKKVEAGDDRNTIDTNLLQAKSHYGGVGVTAAAATTRGKFGTVQYGMTRMY, encoded by the exons ATGAATACGAATGGCTTAAGGTGTATAAACCTGTGGACATGTATGAGGTCATGCTATATCGAGCTACATGCCGCTGCAGTTGTTGAAGAAAATATGCTTGGCAATCTTGTCTTAACCTGCATTTTTGCGCCACAGAGTTCAACGGAGATGGAATTTTTCTCAGAATATGGTGATGCCAATAGATATAAGATTCAAGAAGTTATAGGAAAAGGCAGTTATGGAGTTGTGTGCTCAGCGATCGACACACATACTGGTCAGAAAGTGGCGATAAAGAAAATACATGATATTTTTGAGCATCTTTCTGATGCTGCTCGAATTCTTCGTGAGATAAAGCTGCTTAGACTTCTTCGGCATCCTGATATTGTAGAGATCAAACACATTATGTTGCCTCCTTCACAAAGGGACTTCAAAgatatttatgttgttttcgAGCTCATGGAGTCAGATCTTCATAAAGTTATTAAAGCTAATGACGACTTGACTAGAGAACACTACCAGTTTTTTCTTTACCAGCTACTTCGTGCTTTGAAGTATATCCATACTG CTAATGTCTACCATCGAGATTTAAAACCAAAGAATATTTTGGCCAATGCAAACTGCAAACTTAAGATATGTGATTTTGGTTTAGCTAGAGTTGCATTCAATGATACACCAACAACGATATTCTGGACG GATTATGTTGCTACAAGATGGTATAGAGCTCCAGAGCTCTGTGGATCCTTTTTCTCTAAG TACACACCTGCAATTGACATATGGAGTATAGGGTGCATCTTTGCGGAGGTATTGAGTGGGAAACCACTTTTTCCTGGGAAAAATGTTGTCCACCAACTGGATTTGATGACTGATTTGCTTGGTACGCCTTCATTAGATACCATCTCTCGG GTTCGAAATGAGAAGGCAAGAAGATACTTAACAAGCATGACAAAAAAGCTACCGGTTCCATTTGAacaaaaatttccaaatgtAGATCCCTTGGCCTTACGTCTGCTGCAAAGGTTGCTTGCCTTTGATCCAAAATTCCGGCCAAATGCAGAAGAG GCTCTTGCTGATCCTTACTTTAAGGGACTGGCTAAAGTTGAGAGGGAGCCTTCTTGTCAACCAATTACAAAGATGGAGTTCGAATTTGAGAGGCGAAGGGTCACGAAGGAGGATATACGGGAGCTAATATTCTGCGAGATACTAGAATATCATCCTGAGCTGCTCAAAGACTATAAGAATGGAACTGAGAGGACAAGCTTTCTCTATCCAAG cGCGGTTGACCTATTCAGGAAGCAATTTGCACATCTTGAGGAAAATAGTGGTAAAAGTGGCCCAGTTATTCCACTCGAAAGAAAGCATGTCTCTCTTCCCAG GTCAACAATTGTACATTCTAAAACAATAGCCCCCAAAGAGCAGCAAAGCATCAATTCCTTGAAAGATAAGCAAAATGTAGATGAGGCATCCATCAACACGTCCAGGGAAACTGAAGCTATTCCTCTACATTTATCAAGAACCTTGCAGGCACAACAAAGAATCCCACTGg GGAAGGTAGTCGGTCTGGTTGTGCCTTATGTGAACGGAACAATCACGAAAGATGCATATGATCCAAGAACATTCTTAAGAAGCGCAGTTCTTCCACCCCAGGCAGTCCACCCTGCAATTTCTTATTACAAATCCAGCACTGGGAAATTTGCACCAGATATAGCTATCAACATTGATACGAACCCATTTTTCATGACCAGAGTGAAGAAGGTGGAAGCTGGTGATGACAGAAATACCATTGATACAAACTTGTTGCAGGCAAAATCTCATTATGGTGGAGTAGGTGTTACTGCAGCAGCTGCCACTACTCGTGGGAAGTTTGGAACTGTTCAGTATGGCATGACAAGGATGTATTAG